One window from the genome of Streptomyces cadmiisoli encodes:
- a CDS encoding AlkA N-terminal domain-containing protein: MQNGMHTDTERCLRAVRSKDARFDGWFFTAVLSTGIYCRPSCPVVPPKPENMVFHPSAAACQQAGFRACKRCRPDTSPGSPEWNQRADAVARAVRLIADGVVDRDGVPGLAARLGYSTRQVERQLLAELGAGPLALARAQRAQTARLLVETTALPMAQIAFAAGFSSIRTFNDTVREVYALTPSELRTRVPRGRAGNTPGALSLRLPFRAPLNPDNLFGHLAATAVPGVEEWRDGAYRRTLRLPYGHGIAALTPHPDHIACRLTLSDLRDLPVAISRCRRMLDLDADPVAVDGHLRTDPVLAPLVDKAPGRRVPRTVDEAEFAVRAVLGQQVSTAAARTHAARLVTAHGEPVDDPEGGLTHLFPAPEALAAIDPETLAMPGTRRRTFTTLVGRLADGSLQLGVESDWPRTRALLLALPGFGPWTADVIAMRALGDPDAFLPTDLGIRRAAGELGLPSTPAALTARSAAWRPWRAYAVQYLWATDSHPINFLPV, from the coding sequence ATGCAGAACGGGATGCACACCGACACCGAGCGCTGTCTGCGCGCTGTCCGGTCCAAGGACGCCCGGTTCGACGGATGGTTCTTCACCGCGGTCCTGAGCACCGGGATCTACTGCCGGCCCAGCTGCCCCGTCGTGCCGCCGAAGCCCGAGAACATGGTGTTCCACCCGAGCGCGGCCGCCTGCCAGCAGGCCGGTTTCCGGGCCTGCAAGCGCTGCCGCCCGGACACCAGCCCCGGCTCCCCGGAGTGGAACCAGCGGGCCGACGCGGTCGCCCGGGCCGTGCGGCTGATCGCCGACGGCGTCGTCGACCGCGACGGCGTGCCCGGGCTCGCCGCACGGCTCGGCTACAGCACCCGCCAGGTGGAACGCCAGCTGCTCGCCGAACTGGGCGCCGGCCCGCTCGCCCTGGCCCGCGCCCAGCGCGCCCAGACCGCCCGGCTGCTCGTCGAGACGACCGCGCTCCCCATGGCGCAGATCGCGTTCGCGGCCGGCTTCTCCTCGATCCGCACCTTCAACGACACCGTCCGCGAGGTCTACGCCCTCACCCCGAGCGAACTGCGCACCCGGGTGCCGCGGGGCCGCGCCGGAAACACCCCCGGCGCCCTGTCCCTGCGGCTGCCGTTCCGCGCCCCGCTCAACCCGGACAACCTCTTCGGCCACCTGGCCGCCACCGCCGTACCGGGCGTGGAGGAATGGCGGGACGGCGCCTACCGGCGCACGCTCCGCCTGCCGTACGGCCACGGCATCGCCGCGCTCACCCCGCACCCCGACCACATCGCCTGCCGCCTCACCCTCAGCGACCTGCGCGACCTGCCGGTCGCCATCAGCCGCTGCCGCCGCATGCTCGACCTGGACGCCGACCCGGTCGCCGTCGACGGCCATCTGCGCACCGACCCGGTTCTCGCGCCGCTGGTGGACAAGGCCCCGGGCCGACGGGTGCCGCGCACCGTCGACGAGGCGGAGTTCGCCGTACGGGCCGTACTGGGACAGCAGGTCTCCACCGCCGCCGCCCGCACCCACGCCGCGCGCCTGGTCACCGCGCACGGCGAGCCCGTCGACGACCCCGAGGGCGGGCTCACCCACCTCTTCCCCGCCCCGGAGGCGCTCGCCGCGATCGACCCCGAGACGCTGGCGATGCCCGGCACCCGCCGGCGGACGTTCACCACACTCGTCGGCCGGCTCGCCGACGGCTCCCTCCAGCTGGGCGTGGAGAGCGACTGGCCGCGGACCCGGGCGCTGCTGCTCGCCCTGCCGGGGTTCGGGCCGTGGACGGCCGACGTCATCGCCATGCGCGCCCTCGGCGACCCCGACGCGTTCCTCCCCACCGACCTCGGCATCCGCCGTGCGGCGGGGGAGCTGGGCCTGCCGTCCACCCCCGCGGCCCTCACCGCCCGGTCGGCCGCCTGGCGGCCCTGGCGGGCGTACGCCGTCCAGTACCTGTGGGCGACCGACAGCCACCCGATCAACTTCCTTCCTGTCTAG
- a CDS encoding heavy metal translocating P-type ATPase, with translation MVAGVSATLAPHASPTRTPRAPRRRTRVLALPEARWALAALVAFLVALALDLGGAPGWAYGPLYALAYVTGGWEPALEGLRALREKTLDVDLLMIVAALGAASIGQVLDGALLIVIFATSGALEALATARTADSVRGLLDLAPATATRLAEDGTERTVPACALAVGDVLLVRPGERIGADGTVLDGVSEADQATVTGEPLPVVKRPGDEVFAGTLNGAGALRVRVARDPADFVIARIVTLVEEASRTKAPTQLFIEKVEQRYAVGVVAATLAVFAVPLAFGAALTDALLRAMTFMIVASPCAVVLATMPPLLSAIANAGRHGVLVKSAVAMERLGEIDLAALDKTGTLTEGAPEVTHVRPLSDSGLDEDRLLALAAAAEYSSEHPLARAIVTAARARNLPIAPAADFSAAPGRGVTAVVEGHEVSVGRAPVPTGRADGATVVLVVRDGAPVGTLALTDRLRPEAPAATAALTALTGISPVLLTGDTAPAAARVAEATGITDVRAGLLPEDKVNAVRGLQGAGRKVLFVGDGVNDAPALAAAHCGLAMGRAGSDLALESADAVVVRDELATVPAVVRLSRAARRLVVQNLVVAGTFITVLVVWDLAGHLPLPLGVAGHEGSTVLVGLNGLRLLRESAWRSGPPQDT, from the coding sequence ATGGTGGCCGGCGTGTCAGCGACTCTCGCACCCCATGCGTCCCCCACCCGCACCCCGAGGGCACCCCGGCGCCGCACGCGCGTCCTCGCCCTGCCCGAGGCCCGCTGGGCGCTCGCGGCCCTCGTGGCCTTCCTGGTGGCGCTCGCCCTGGACCTCGGCGGCGCCCCCGGGTGGGCGTACGGCCCCCTCTACGCGCTCGCGTACGTCACCGGCGGCTGGGAACCGGCCCTCGAAGGGCTGCGCGCACTGCGTGAGAAGACCCTCGACGTCGACCTGCTGATGATCGTCGCGGCGCTCGGCGCGGCCTCGATCGGACAAGTCCTCGACGGCGCCCTGCTGATCGTCATCTTCGCCACCTCGGGCGCCCTGGAGGCCCTCGCCACCGCCCGTACCGCGGACTCCGTGCGCGGTCTGCTCGACCTCGCCCCCGCCACGGCGACCCGGCTGGCCGAGGACGGCACCGAGCGGACCGTACCGGCCTGCGCACTCGCCGTCGGCGATGTGCTGCTGGTCCGCCCCGGCGAGCGCATCGGCGCCGACGGCACGGTCCTGGACGGCGTCAGCGAGGCCGACCAGGCCACCGTCACCGGCGAACCCCTGCCCGTCGTCAAACGCCCCGGCGACGAGGTCTTCGCGGGCACCCTCAACGGCGCCGGCGCCCTGCGCGTCCGCGTCGCCCGCGACCCCGCCGACTTCGTCATCGCCCGGATCGTCACCCTGGTCGAGGAGGCCTCCCGCACCAAGGCGCCCACCCAGTTGTTCATCGAGAAGGTCGAACAGCGCTACGCGGTCGGCGTGGTGGCCGCCACCCTCGCCGTCTTCGCCGTGCCGCTCGCCTTCGGCGCCGCCCTCACCGACGCGTTGCTGCGCGCCATGACCTTCATGATCGTCGCCTCTCCGTGCGCCGTCGTCCTGGCGACGATGCCGCCCCTGCTGTCCGCCATCGCCAACGCGGGCCGGCACGGCGTGCTGGTCAAGTCGGCGGTCGCGATGGAGCGCCTCGGCGAGATCGACCTCGCCGCCCTGGACAAGACCGGCACCCTCACCGAGGGCGCGCCCGAGGTGACACATGTACGGCCGCTGTCCGACTCCGGCCTCGACGAGGACCGCCTCCTCGCGCTGGCCGCCGCGGCCGAGTATTCCAGCGAGCACCCGCTGGCCCGCGCGATCGTGACTGCCGCCCGCGCCCGGAACCTGCCGATCGCGCCCGCCGCCGACTTCAGTGCCGCCCCGGGCCGGGGGGTCACCGCGGTGGTCGAGGGGCACGAGGTGAGCGTCGGCCGCGCGCCGGTGCCCACCGGGCGCGCGGACGGCGCGACCGTCGTCCTGGTCGTCCGCGACGGCGCACCGGTCGGCACGCTCGCCCTCACCGACCGCCTCCGCCCCGAGGCGCCCGCCGCCACCGCCGCGCTCACCGCCCTCACCGGGATCTCCCCCGTCCTGCTCACCGGCGACACCGCACCCGCCGCCGCCCGGGTCGCCGAGGCCACCGGCATCACCGACGTGCGCGCAGGGCTGCTGCCCGAGGACAAGGTCAACGCCGTACGCGGCCTTCAGGGGGCCGGCCGCAAGGTCCTCTTCGTCGGCGACGGCGTCAACGACGCTCCCGCCCTGGCCGCCGCGCACTGCGGACTGGCCATGGGCCGCGCGGGCTCCGACCTCGCCCTGGAGAGCGCGGACGCCGTCGTCGTACGCGACGAACTGGCCACCGTCCCCGCGGTCGTACGGCTCTCCCGGGCGGCCCGCCGGCTCGTCGTGCAGAACCTGGTCGTCGCGGGCACGTTCATCACCGTGCTGGTCGTCTGGGACCTGGCCGGCCACCTTCCGCTGCCGCTCGGTGTCGCCGGGCACGAGGGGTCGACGGTGCTGGTCGGCCTGAACGGACTCCGGCTGCTGCGTGAGTCGGCCTGGCGATCCGGCCCGCCCCAGGACACCTGA
- a CDS encoding ArsR/SmtB family transcription factor: MGHGAVTAAQDTPRVRLDADNVAKVATTLQALSTPSRLLILARLREGPLPATELAAEVGMEQSACSHQLRLLRNLGLVVGERRGRSVVYALHDDHVAQLLDQAVYHVEHLRLGVSDTAD, encoded by the coding sequence ATGGGTCACGGAGCAGTCACCGCCGCACAGGACACGCCGCGCGTCCGCCTGGACGCGGACAACGTGGCCAAGGTGGCCACCACGCTCCAGGCCCTGTCCACCCCGTCCCGGCTGCTGATCCTCGCGCGGCTGCGCGAAGGCCCGCTGCCCGCCACCGAGTTGGCCGCCGAGGTGGGCATGGAGCAGTCCGCGTGCTCGCACCAGCTGCGGCTGCTGCGCAACCTCGGGCTGGTGGTGGGCGAGCGCCGCGGCCGGTCGGTGGTGTACGCCCTGCACGACGACCATGTCGCGCAACTCCTCGACCAGGCCGTGTACCACGTGGAGCATCTGCGGCTGGGCGTGAGCGACACGGCCGACTAG
- the lpdA gene encoding dihydrolipoyl dehydrogenase, which yields MDEQDERFDVVVLGAGPGGYVAAVRAAQLGGRVAVVEEKYWGGVCLNVGCIPTKALLRNAELAHIVTREAKTFGIRADGEITFDYGEAFRRSRRVADGRVKGVHYLMKKNGITEFDGRGVFLDPHTIQVTGYDGGTRTIGFDHCVIATGATPRLLPGTRRTARVVTYEEQILAEELPRSIVIAGAGAIGVEFAYVLHNYGVKVTIVEFLDRVAPLEDAEVSAELARQYRKLGIDVLTSTRVDAVDESGPQVRVQVTAGDGSRQVLEADKVLQAIGFAPNVTGYGLENTGVTVTERGAVAVDGRCRTSVPHIFAIGDVTAKLMLAHAAEAMGVIAAETIADAETMELDYVMIPRATYCRPQIASFGHTEEQARALGHDVKVAKFPFTANGKAHGLGDATGFVKLISDARYGELLGGHLIGPDVTELLPELTLAQQWDLTVHEVARNVHAHPTLGEAVKEAVHGLAGHMINM from the coding sequence ATGGACGAGCAGGACGAGCGCTTCGACGTCGTCGTTCTCGGAGCGGGCCCCGGCGGTTACGTCGCCGCCGTGCGCGCCGCCCAACTGGGCGGACGTGTCGCCGTCGTCGAGGAGAAGTACTGGGGCGGTGTCTGCCTGAACGTCGGCTGCATTCCCACCAAGGCCCTGCTGCGCAACGCGGAACTCGCGCACATCGTCACCCGCGAGGCGAAGACCTTCGGGATCAGGGCGGACGGTGAGATCACGTTCGACTACGGGGAGGCGTTCCGCCGCAGCCGCCGCGTCGCGGACGGCCGGGTCAAGGGCGTGCACTACCTGATGAAGAAGAACGGGATCACGGAGTTCGACGGGCGCGGCGTGTTCCTCGACCCGCACACGATCCAGGTCACCGGCTACGACGGCGGGACCCGCACGATCGGCTTCGACCACTGCGTCATCGCGACCGGCGCCACCCCGAGGCTGCTGCCCGGCACCCGTCGCACCGCGCGCGTGGTGACGTACGAGGAGCAGATCCTCGCCGAGGAGCTGCCGCGCTCGATCGTCATCGCGGGGGCCGGAGCGATCGGCGTCGAGTTCGCGTACGTCCTGCACAACTACGGTGTGAAGGTCACGATCGTCGAGTTCCTCGACCGCGTCGCCCCGCTGGAGGACGCCGAGGTGTCCGCCGAACTCGCCCGCCAGTACCGCAAGCTGGGCATCGACGTGCTGACCTCGACCCGGGTCGACGCCGTCGACGAGTCCGGCCCGCAGGTCCGCGTCCAGGTCACCGCCGGGGACGGCTCCCGGCAGGTGCTGGAGGCCGACAAGGTCCTCCAGGCCATCGGCTTCGCCCCGAACGTCACCGGCTACGGCCTGGAGAACACCGGTGTCACGGTCACCGAGCGCGGTGCCGTCGCCGTCGACGGCCGCTGCCGCACCTCGGTGCCGCACATCTTCGCCATCGGCGACGTCACCGCGAAACTGATGCTCGCGCACGCCGCCGAGGCGATGGGCGTGATCGCCGCCGAGACCATCGCGGACGCGGAGACGATGGAGCTCGACTACGTGATGATCCCGCGCGCCACCTACTGCCGGCCGCAGATCGCCAGCTTCGGCCACACCGAGGAGCAGGCGCGTGCGCTGGGCCATGACGTCAAGGTGGCGAAGTTCCCCTTCACGGCCAACGGCAAGGCGCACGGCCTCGGCGACGCGACGGGGTTCGTGAAGCTGATCAGCGACGCCAGGTACGGGGAGCTCCTCGGAGGTCATCTGATCGGCCCGGACGTCACGGAGCTGCTGCCCGAACTGACCCTGGCTCAGCAGTGGGACCTGACGGTCCACGAGGTGGCCCGCAACGTGCACGCGCACCCGACGCTGGGCGAGGCGGTCAAGGAGGCGGTGCACGGACTGGCCGGCCACATGATCAACATGTAG
- a CDS encoding DUF6343 family protein, with protein sequence MSARDPAPRERSGTTGRRFPRTGTEPVTAQSPLRLRLLLSGIFLPVFLAAAVLFGLWAASSGPGDSPGTGALTGLAVACGVLAVIAAADGLVVRRRMRQERAARPG encoded by the coding sequence GTGTCCGCCAGAGACCCGGCACCCCGCGAGCGTTCCGGCACGACCGGACGCCGCTTCCCGCGCACCGGCACCGAGCCGGTCACCGCGCAGAGCCCGCTGCGGCTGCGTCTGCTGCTCAGCGGCATCTTCCTGCCCGTCTTCCTCGCGGCGGCCGTGCTGTTCGGCCTCTGGGCGGCCTCCTCCGGGCCCGGGGACTCGCCCGGAACGGGGGCGCTGACCGGGCTGGCCGTCGCCTGCGGCGTCCTCGCGGTGATCGCCGCGGCGGACGGTCTCGTGGTGCGACGCCGGATGCGCCAGGAGCGGGCCGCGCGGCCCGGCTGA
- a CDS encoding phosphoribosyltransferase: MRFRDRAQAGLELAEHLRILQEKGTLPDPVVLALPRGGVTVAREVALALGAPLDVLVVRKIGAPSHEEYGVGALAGDEPPLFDARALELLGLTEQDLEPVVARERTELRRREQRYRQDRPAADLRGRTAILVDDGLATGATARAAVRAVRRREPARVVVAVPVGSHEAAELLRGDADDVVCLMRPSPFQAVGLWYEDFGQLTDEDVLDALHGD, translated from the coding sequence ATGCGTTTCCGTGACCGTGCGCAGGCCGGTCTGGAGCTGGCCGAGCATCTGCGCATCCTCCAGGAGAAGGGCACCCTCCCGGACCCGGTCGTCCTGGCCCTGCCCCGCGGCGGTGTCACCGTGGCCCGGGAGGTGGCGCTGGCGCTCGGCGCCCCGCTCGACGTGCTCGTCGTCCGGAAGATCGGGGCGCCCTCCCACGAGGAGTACGGCGTCGGGGCGCTCGCCGGCGACGAGCCCCCGCTGTTCGACGCACGCGCCCTGGAACTGCTGGGCCTGACCGAGCAGGACCTCGAACCCGTCGTCGCCCGCGAACGGACGGAACTGCGCCGCCGCGAACAGCGCTACCGGCAGGACCGCCCCGCCGCCGACCTGCGCGGACGCACCGCGATCCTGGTCGACGACGGGCTCGCCACCGGAGCCACCGCCCGGGCCGCCGTACGGGCCGTGCGCCGGCGCGAGCCCGCCCGTGTCGTGGTCGCCGTCCCGGTCGGCTCGCACGAGGCGGCCGAGCTGTTGCGGGGCGACGCCGACGACGTGGTGTGCCTGATGCGCCCGAGTCCGTTCCAGGCGGTCGGCCTGTGGTACGAGGACTTCGGGCAGCTGACCGACGAGGACGTGCTGGACGCCCTGCACGGCGACTGA
- a CDS encoding O-acetyl-ADP-ribose deacetylase has protein sequence MTTTITLVQGDITRQSVDAIVNAANSSLLGGGGVDGAIHRRGGPAILEECRKLRASRYGRGLPTGRAVATTAGRLDARWVVHTVGPVYSEQEDRSDLLASCYRESLRVADELGARTVAFPAVSTGVYRWPMADAARIALGTVRSTPTSVEEIRFVLFDDRAYEAFARAKSEGDEPAG, from the coding sequence ATGACCACCACGATCACCCTGGTCCAGGGCGACATCACCCGGCAGAGCGTCGACGCGATCGTCAACGCCGCGAATTCCTCGCTGCTCGGCGGCGGTGGCGTCGACGGCGCCATCCACCGGCGCGGCGGTCCCGCCATCCTGGAGGAGTGCCGCAAGCTGCGGGCCTCCCGGTACGGCAGGGGTCTGCCCACCGGCCGGGCGGTCGCCACCACGGCGGGCCGGCTGGACGCCCGCTGGGTCGTCCACACCGTCGGCCCCGTGTACTCCGAGCAGGAGGACCGCTCCGACCTGCTCGCCTCCTGCTACCGGGAGTCCCTGCGGGTGGCGGACGAGCTGGGCGCCCGCACGGTCGCGTTCCCGGCGGTCTCCACCGGTGTCTACCGGTGGCCGATGGCGGACGCCGCGCGGATCGCCCTGGGCACGGTACGGTCCACGCCGACATCGGTCGAGGAGATCAGGTTCGTCCTCTTCGACGACCGGGCGTACGAGGCGTTCGCCCGGGCGAAGTCCGAGGGAGACGAACCCGCGGGCTGA
- a CDS encoding phytoene desaturase family protein: MLDAVVVGAGPNGLTAAVELARRGFSVAVFEARDTVGGGARTEELTLPGFRHDPCSAAHPLGIASPAFRALPLHRYGLEWLQPELPMAHPFTDGTAAVLARSVGETAASFGPRDAGAYRRLVAPFLPKWDTLVRDFMSLPLTALPRDPVTLARFGLVGLPPSTWLTRRFHDERAKTLFAGLVAHVMAPLSGFATGAVGLVFALAAHTGGWPVARGGSQSISDALAAYLEDLGGTVHTDYEVKRLDDLPPARAYVFDTSPTALARIAGLGRYYEGYRYGPGVFKVDYALDGPVPWTAPDARRAGTVQIGADSREIGTALRAVSREGRAPDAPFLITVQPGVVDPSRAPAGRQVFWAYGHVPNGWTGDLTDVMERQLERFAPGFRDRVLARAVAGPPELAARNANYVGGDIGSGAVAGLQSVLRPKLSLFPYGTPHPAVFICSSATPPGPGVHGMSGHNAAKAVWKRLRQT, translated from the coding sequence ATACTCGATGCGGTCGTGGTGGGTGCGGGGCCGAACGGACTGACCGCTGCCGTGGAGCTGGCCCGCCGCGGATTCTCCGTGGCCGTCTTCGAGGCCCGGGACACCGTCGGCGGCGGAGCGCGCACCGAGGAACTGACGCTGCCCGGCTTCCGCCACGACCCGTGCTCGGCGGCGCATCCACTCGGTATCGCCTCCCCGGCCTTCCGCGCCCTGCCCCTGCACCGGTACGGACTGGAGTGGCTCCAGCCCGAGCTGCCCATGGCGCACCCCTTCACCGACGGCACCGCGGCCGTGCTGGCCCGCAGCGTGGGGGAGACGGCCGCGTCGTTCGGCCCCCGCGACGCCGGGGCGTACCGCAGGCTGGTGGCGCCTTTCCTGCCCAAGTGGGACACCCTGGTCCGGGACTTCATGTCCCTGCCGCTCACCGCCCTGCCCCGCGACCCGGTGACGCTGGCCCGTTTCGGCCTGGTCGGTCTGCCCCCGTCGACCTGGCTGACCCGCCGGTTCCACGACGAGCGGGCCAAGACCCTCTTCGCCGGTCTCGTCGCGCACGTCATGGCGCCGTTGAGCGGCTTCGCCACGGGGGCCGTCGGCCTGGTCTTCGCCCTCGCCGCGCACACCGGGGGCTGGCCCGTGGCCCGCGGCGGATCCCAGTCCATCTCCGACGCGCTCGCCGCGTACCTGGAGGACCTCGGCGGCACGGTCCACACCGACTACGAGGTCAAGCGCCTCGACGACCTGCCGCCCGCCCGGGCGTACGTCTTCGACACCTCTCCCACCGCCCTGGCCCGTATCGCGGGCCTCGGCCGCTACTACGAGGGCTACCGGTACGGCCCCGGCGTCTTCAAGGTCGACTACGCCCTGGACGGCCCGGTGCCGTGGACCGCCCCCGACGCCCGCCGGGCCGGCACCGTGCAGATCGGCGCCGACAGCCGGGAGATCGGCACGGCCCTGCGCGCCGTCTCCCGTGAGGGCCGGGCACCCGACGCGCCGTTCCTCATCACCGTGCAGCCCGGCGTCGTGGACCCCTCCAGAGCGCCGGCGGGCCGGCAGGTGTTCTGGGCGTACGGCCATGTCCCCAACGGCTGGACCGGCGACCTCACCGATGTGATGGAGCGCCAACTGGAGCGCTTCGCCCCCGGGTTCCGCGACCGGGTCCTGGCCCGCGCCGTCGCCGGCCCGCCCGAACTCGCCGCCCGCAACGCCAACTACGTGGGCGGTGACATCGGCTCCGGCGCGGTGGCCGGCCTCCAGAGCGTGCTGCGCCCCAAGCTGTCCCTGTTCCCGTACGGCACCCCGCACCCCGCCGTCTTCATCTGTTCCTCGGCCACCCCGCCGGGTCCCGGCGTGCACGGCATGTCCGGGCACAACGCGGCGAAGGCCGTGTGGAAGCGACTGAGGCAGACATGA
- a CDS encoding inositol monophosphatase family protein: protein MIEDNETIDEFLAHRSTDVEEAVRKAAAAEIMPRFRRLAADEIDQKSGPHDLVTDADRLAERYLTEVLVELLPGSVVVGEEAVHANPASYEAIRGEAPVWIIDPVDGTRQFVHGDDGFCTLVALSVRGVLTASWTYAPARDQLATAVRGKGAFLDGERLFAGPPAPGRDLTIATSHPDYTTQEQKRALLGLWTDGVAPRECGSAGLEYLAVARGELDATAFSWEAAWDHAAGLLLVEEAGGAHLTRTGEPFRITGGNALPFTAARDTATARRVAGLLASSV from the coding sequence ATGATCGAAGACAACGAAACCATCGACGAGTTTCTCGCCCACCGCTCGACCGACGTGGAGGAGGCCGTCCGCAAGGCCGCCGCCGCCGAGATCATGCCGCGTTTCCGCCGGCTGGCCGCCGACGAGATCGACCAGAAGAGCGGCCCGCACGACCTGGTCACGGACGCCGACCGGCTGGCCGAGCGGTACCTCACAGAGGTGCTCGTCGAGCTCCTGCCCGGCTCCGTGGTCGTCGGAGAGGAAGCGGTCCACGCCAACCCCGCGTCGTACGAGGCGATACGGGGCGAGGCACCCGTGTGGATCATCGACCCGGTCGACGGCACCCGGCAGTTCGTGCACGGCGACGACGGCTTCTGCACCCTGGTCGCACTCTCGGTGCGCGGCGTGCTGACGGCTTCGTGGACGTACGCGCCCGCCCGTGACCAACTGGCCACGGCCGTGCGCGGCAAGGGCGCGTTCCTGGACGGCGAGCGCCTGTTCGCCGGTCCGCCCGCACCGGGACGCGACCTGACGATCGCCACGTCCCACCCGGACTACACCACGCAGGAGCAGAAGCGCGCACTGCTCGGTCTGTGGACGGACGGCGTCGCGCCCCGCGAGTGCGGTTCCGCCGGACTGGAGTATCTCGCCGTCGCCCGGGGCGAGTTGGACGCGACCGCGTTCTCCTGGGAGGCCGCCTGGGACCATGCGGCGGGCCTGCTGCTGGTCGAGGAGGCGGGTGGCGCCCACCTGACGCGCACGGGCGAGCCGTTCCGCATCACCGGCGGCAACGCGCTGCCGTTCACCGCGGCCCGCGACACGGCCACCGCGCGACGGGTCGCGGGGCTGCTGGCCTCGTCGGTCTGA
- a CDS encoding gamma-glutamyltransferase family protein: MFTTRPTLQGTFGMVSSTHWLASQSAMAVLENGGNAYDAAVAGAFVLHVVEPHLNGPAGEVPILLAPAGGEVQVLCGQGVAPAGATAAHYRGLGLDLVPGTGPLAAAVPGAFDAWMLLLRDHGTKSLAEVLAYAIGYAEHGHAPVERVGETVETVRELFETEWTTSADVYLPGGRAPRPGELLRNPALAATWRRLLAEVDGAGDREARIEAARHTWRTGFIAEALVRQARRPTMDTSGERHTGTLTEADLAGWSATYEAPATYDWNGWTVCKAGPWSQGPVLLQQLALLPPDLPPYGSADYVHLLIEGCKLAMADREAWYGDAAEVPVEDLLSDAYNAERRGLVGERASGELRPGSPGGRAPRLSAHALTAAARQATHRGAPGAGEPTVAVPRTSPEPGEPHVTARGATRGDTCHLDVVDRWGNMVAATPSGGWLQSNPVVPELGFPLGTRLQMAWLDEGLPNTLTPGRRPRTTLTPSIALRDGVPVMAFGTPGGDQQDQWQLHFFLAVALRAPVRGGLDLQGAVDAPNWHNDSFPGSFHPRGMRPGSVTVEARTDPAVVAELRRRGHDVTVGAEWSEGRLCAVARDPGTGVLSAAANPRGMQGYAVGR, encoded by the coding sequence ATGTTCACCACCCGCCCCACACTCCAGGGCACCTTCGGCATGGTGTCGTCCACGCACTGGCTGGCCTCGCAGTCCGCGATGGCCGTCCTGGAGAACGGCGGCAACGCCTACGACGCGGCCGTGGCCGGCGCCTTCGTGCTGCACGTCGTCGAGCCGCACCTGAACGGACCGGCCGGCGAGGTGCCCATCCTGCTCGCCCCGGCCGGCGGCGAGGTGCAGGTGCTGTGCGGGCAGGGCGTGGCTCCCGCCGGGGCGACCGCGGCGCACTACCGGGGACTCGGTCTGGACCTCGTCCCCGGCACCGGGCCGCTCGCCGCCGCGGTGCCCGGGGCCTTCGACGCGTGGATGCTCCTGCTGCGCGACCACGGCACCAAGTCCCTCGCCGAGGTCCTGGCGTACGCCATCGGATACGCCGAGCACGGGCACGCGCCCGTGGAACGCGTCGGTGAGACCGTGGAGACCGTGCGCGAGCTGTTCGAAACCGAATGGACCACGTCCGCGGACGTGTACCTGCCGGGCGGCCGCGCACCGCGGCCCGGTGAACTGCTGCGCAACCCGGCGCTCGCCGCCACCTGGCGGCGGCTGCTCGCCGAGGTCGACGGTGCCGGGGACCGCGAGGCCCGGATCGAGGCGGCCCGGCACACCTGGCGCACCGGGTTCATCGCCGAGGCGCTGGTGCGCCAGGCGCGGCGGCCGACCATGGACACCAGCGGCGAGCGCCACACCGGCACGCTGACCGAGGCCGACCTGGCCGGCTGGTCCGCGACCTACGAAGCGCCCGCGACCTACGACTGGAACGGCTGGACCGTGTGCAAGGCCGGTCCCTGGAGCCAGGGCCCGGTCCTGCTCCAGCAACTCGCGCTGCTGCCGCCCGACCTGCCGCCGTACGGCTCGGCGGACTACGTCCACCTGCTGATCGAGGGCTGCAAGCTCGCCATGGCCGACCGGGAGGCCTGGTACGGGGACGCGGCCGAGGTACCCGTCGAGGACCTGCTGTCGGACGCCTACAACGCCGAGCGGCGCGGGCTCGTCGGTGAGCGGGCGTCCGGCGAGCTGCGGCCCGGCAGCCCCGGCGGGCGCGCGCCGCGGCTGTCCGCGCACGCGCTCACCGCGGCGGCCAGGCAGGCGACGCACCGCGGCGCGCCCGGCGCCGGCGAGCCCACGGTGGCCGTGCCGCGGACCTCCCCCGAGCCGGGCGAACCCCACGTCACCGCCCGGGGCGCCACCCGCGGCGACACCTGCCACCTCGACGTCGTCGACCGCTGGGGCAACATGGTCGCCGCCACCCCCAGCGGCGGCTGGCTCCAGTCCAACCCCGTCGTCCCCGAACTGGGCTTCCCGCTCGGCACCCGGCTCCAGATGGCCTGGCTCGACGAGGGCCTGCCGAACACGCTCACCCCGGGACGCCGCCCGCGCACCACCCTCACCCCGTCGATCGCCCTGCGCGACGGTGTGCCGGTCATGGCGTTCGGCACACCCGGCGGCGACCAGCAGGACCAGTGGCAGCTGCACTTCTTCCTGGCGGTCGCGCTGCGCGCCCCGGTGCGTGGCGGCCTCGACCTCCAGGGCGCCGTCGACGCCCCGAACTGGCACAACGACAGCTTCCCCGGCTCCTTCCACCCGCGCGGGATGCGCCCCGGCAGCGTGACGGTCGAGGCCCGCACGGACCCCGCCGTCGTGGCCGAGCTGCGGCGGCGCGGCCACGACGTCACGGTCGGCGCCGAGTGGTCCGAGGGACGGCTGTGCGCCGTCGCCCGGGACCCCGGGACCGGCGTCCTGTCGGCGGCGGCGAATCCACGCGGTATGCAGGGCTACGCGGTGGGCCGCTGA